The following proteins come from a genomic window of Gimesia chilikensis:
- a CDS encoding rhodanese-like domain-containing protein yields MDLCKSCLLSLACTLLLVSVGNGADPTEDSLETVKKNLNNKQAVLVDVREKSEWDNGHISGATFLPLSTLSNGITPKALNMKLSKKHIIYTHCAAGFRSCKAADVLLMHGYDVRPLEPGYDDLIDAGFKKAK; encoded by the coding sequence ATGGATCTCTGTAAGTCATGTTTACTGTCGCTGGCCTGCACTTTATTGCTGGTGAGTGTTGGAAATGGGGCAGATCCCACTGAAGATTCTCTGGAGACGGTCAAAAAGAATCTGAATAACAAGCAAGCCGTCCTGGTCGATGTTCGCGAAAAGTCTGAGTGGGATAATGGTCACATTTCCGGTGCGACTTTTCTACCCCTCAGTACGCTGAGCAATGGAATCACCCCCAAAGCATTGAATATGAAGCTTTCCAAGAAACACATCATCTACACGCATTGCGCAGCCGGTTTCCGTTCCTGTAAGGCGGCTGATGTTCTCTTGATGCACGGGTACGACGTGCGGCCACTCGAGCCCGGATATGATGACCTGATTGACGCCGGCTTTAAGAAAGCCAAATAG
- a CDS encoding PQQ-binding-like beta-propeller repeat protein, which translates to MRPLLFVLFVLSLPLTLSAQEQWPGFLGAGASPLKAETIPTQWSAEKNVAWKAGIPGYGQSSPVIWGDQVYVTSVAGPDKEQLHVVCFSLKSGKQLWDHIQPSTYPEKNSVYISRAAPTPVLDENGIYAYFESGDIVALSHAGELKWAASLTKRYGAPKNKFGLSASPVQWQDRVIVLIDDEGPSYITAVSKADGSELWKTDRKSRVSWSSPMIVPVGEAQQVVCSSAGSIDGYDPKTGKQLWTYDEVGGNNKTSPIPAGNGEFLIGASPGREGDNNELAKKSNGLFVVKQQGDDWEPQFAWTNASPTPSWGTPIVYQGNAYWVNRVGVVYCLNAKDGESVYTSRIKESCWATPVGIGDRVYFFGKNGVTTVLKAGNEFEVLAENELWTEDNPPVNNVPTAEETSAERRQGVAMFSRPTLYGAAIVNGYLVLRTGSQLYCLQP; encoded by the coding sequence ATGAGACCGCTGCTGTTTGTTTTGTTTGTATTGTCATTGCCCCTCACCCTCTCCGCGCAGGAACAGTGGCCCGGTTTTCTGGGAGCGGGTGCTTCTCCCCTCAAGGCGGAGACCATTCCCACGCAGTGGTCGGCGGAAAAGAATGTCGCCTGGAAAGCAGGAATCCCCGGCTATGGACAGTCCAGCCCGGTGATCTGGGGCGACCAGGTGTATGTCACTTCGGTCGCAGGGCCAGACAAGGAGCAGCTGCACGTCGTCTGTTTTTCGCTTAAGTCCGGCAAACAGCTTTGGGATCACATTCAGCCTTCAACCTATCCCGAGAAGAACAGTGTCTACATCAGCCGGGCCGCACCGACGCCTGTACTGGATGAGAACGGCATTTACGCTTACTTCGAAAGTGGCGACATCGTGGCCCTCTCGCATGCCGGCGAATTGAAGTGGGCTGCCTCACTGACGAAACGTTACGGGGCACCGAAAAACAAGTTCGGTCTGTCAGCGTCTCCCGTGCAGTGGCAGGATCGCGTGATTGTACTCATCGACGATGAAGGTCCGTCTTACATCACCGCGGTCAGCAAAGCGGATGGTAGTGAGCTCTGGAAGACCGATCGTAAGAGTCGCGTCAGCTGGAGTTCGCCGATGATTGTCCCAGTGGGCGAGGCACAGCAGGTGGTCTGCAGTTCGGCGGGTTCCATCGACGGCTACGATCCGAAGACGGGTAAACAGCTTTGGACCTACGACGAAGTGGGCGGCAATAACAAGACCAGCCCGATTCCCGCAGGCAACGGCGAATTCCTGATCGGCGCTTCACCGGGTCGGGAGGGAGATAACAACGAGCTGGCGAAAAAATCGAACGGTCTGTTCGTGGTCAAACAGCAGGGCGATGATTGGGAGCCCCAGTTCGCGTGGACCAATGCCAGCCCGACGCCCTCCTGGGGAACGCCCATCGTCTACCAGGGGAATGCCTACTGGGTGAACCGCGTCGGCGTGGTTTACTGTCTGAATGCCAAAGACGGAGAGTCAGTCTATACCAGCCGGATTAAAGAGTCGTGCTGGGCGACGCCAGTCGGCATCGGCGACCGTGTCTACTTCTTCGGTAAAAACGGCGTGACGACCGTTTTGAAAGCGGGTAATGAATTCGAAGTCCTTGCCGAGAATGAACTCTGGACCGAAGACAATCCACCGGTCAACAACGTTCCCACCGCCGAGGAAACCTCAGCCGAACGCCGCCAGGGCGTTGCCATGTTCTCGCGACCGACTCTGTACGGTGCAGCGATTGTGAACGGCTACCTGGTTCTCAGAACGGGTAGCCAGCTGTATTGCCTGCAGCCTTAA
- a CDS encoding isocitrate/isopropylmalate dehydrogenase family protein has translation MYKVTLIPGDGVGPEIAEATRKCVDATGVKIDWDVQECGIEVIEAEGGVPDRVMESIRANKIALKAPITTPIGKGFRSVNVFLRQELGLYACIRPCKTYKGVRTYFADSNVDLVVVRENTEDLYAGVEFQAGEEKTAELIKTINEFATGKKINTPLDETGVSIKPMSYQGTRDICNYAFKYAVDNKRKAVTSICKANIMKFTDGLWYDETRAVAKAYGAKFEWEDLAEGVEPDAKLAGNVPDCGGSIEYNERLIDNMCMQLVQKPELYDVLVTSNLYGDILSDLCAGLVGGLGVAPGSNIGTEAAIFEATHGSAPKYKGQNKVNPVALILSGKMMLDYLGEHEAAAKLDQAVADVIEEGKDVTYDLKPDRNDPTAVGTQEMAEAICRKMQ, from the coding sequence ATGTATAAAGTCACATTAATCCCGGGCGATGGTGTTGGTCCCGAAATCGCCGAGGCTACCAGAAAATGTGTTGATGCGACAGGAGTCAAAATCGACTGGGATGTTCAGGAATGTGGAATCGAAGTCATTGAAGCCGAGGGCGGTGTTCCCGATCGGGTCATGGAATCGATCCGGGCGAACAAAATTGCCCTCAAGGCACCAATCACCACCCCGATTGGAAAAGGTTTCCGCAGCGTCAACGTGTTCCTGCGTCAGGAACTCGGACTGTATGCCTGCATTCGTCCCTGTAAAACCTACAAAGGGGTTCGGACTTACTTTGCTGATTCCAACGTCGACCTGGTCGTCGTTCGCGAAAACACCGAAGACCTCTACGCTGGCGTTGAATTCCAGGCGGGCGAAGAAAAGACCGCTGAGCTGATCAAGACGATCAACGAGTTCGCGACCGGTAAGAAGATCAACACACCTCTCGATGAGACCGGCGTCAGCATCAAGCCGATGTCTTACCAGGGAACCCGTGATATCTGTAACTACGCGTTCAAATACGCCGTTGACAACAAACGCAAAGCAGTCACCTCGATCTGCAAAGCCAACATCATGAAGTTCACCGACGGTCTGTGGTACGATGAAACCCGGGCTGTTGCGAAAGCCTATGGTGCCAAGTTCGAATGGGAAGACCTGGCAGAAGGCGTCGAACCAGATGCCAAGCTGGCTGGTAACGTTCCCGATTGTGGCGGCAGCATTGAATACAATGAGCGTCTGATCGACAACATGTGCATGCAGCTGGTTCAGAAGCCCGAACTGTACGATGTGCTCGTTACTTCCAACCTGTACGGCGACATTCTGAGTGACCTCTGTGCCGGTCTGGTCGGTGGTCTGGGCGTCGCTCCTGGTTCCAACATCGGTACCGAAGCTGCCATCTTCGAAGCAACCCACGGTTCTGCTCCGAAGTACAAAGGCCAGAACAAGGTTAACCCGGTCGCCCTGATTCTCTCCGGTAAAATGATGCTGGACTACCTGGGCGAGCACGAAGCAGCCGCCAAACTGGATCAGGCTGTTGCCGATGTCATCGAAGAAGGTAAAGACGTCACCTACGACCTCAAGCCTGACCGCAACGATCCGACCGCCGTCGGTACTCAGGAAATGGCAGAAGCTATCTGCCGTAAGATGCAGTAA
- a CDS encoding DUF962 domain-containing protein: MIQRFLHNYLLRHQNRANQILHLIGVPLTFGGLIGFGIAGEWIYAWSAFVAGYVLQFLGHAIEQNDAGELILIKKLLGIPYREFGPQTQSQQNFDQPSKKSSCND, encoded by the coding sequence ATGATCCAGCGTTTTCTTCATAATTACCTGCTTCGACACCAGAACCGCGCCAATCAGATCCTGCACCTGATCGGTGTGCCTCTCACATTCGGGGGACTCATCGGATTCGGCATCGCGGGAGAGTGGATTTATGCCTGGTCCGCATTCGTCGCGGGGTATGTGCTGCAGTTTCTGGGGCATGCCATTGAGCAGAATGACGCCGGCGAACTCATTCTGATTAAGAAATTACTGGGAATCCCCTACAGGGAGTTCGGTCCACAGACCCAATCTCAACAGAATTTTGACCAACCGTCAAAAAAGTCAAGTTGTAACGATTGA
- a CDS encoding TolC family protein, producing MNLRRNLRLILCGCMMTTQIMGCHGLGTDTDLHYLGDKELQYYEDVATKIEYPAVYEETPEEITFSGKPRTLVDRSQDQIWDLPLMDAVHLGLANSEVIRVSGALGTNGNSLLNNPDGTPSIFDPAIQETNVLLGGARGVEAALSAFDTTFTANMLWGRSEQVQNSPFFGGVPGGTLIQETGQFQSGLSKNFANGGQFAINHNWNYTGSNASSQLFPSNYAGNLGLSYRQPMLAGAGVEYTRIAGPIGTSFSGITGVSQGVVIARINNDQALADFERNVRNLISDIEESYWQLYLAYRLYDTQVVARNSALRSWREAHAKLEAGGTRNFKPADEAQAKDRLFETQALVQATRSEIYTAESRFRRLVGLPVNDGKIIRPIDDPIAAEFSPDWSMCLTEALVHRVELRKQKWNIKSLELQALAATSLTKPRFDFVSSYQVNGFGDRLLSQKNTDGITGQGLHSAYGTMMDNDQDSWTLGWEFSMPLGFRSAHAQVENLEFRLSKARAILQAQEMDVSQELAITFQDLTKNYATAQSNFNRWRAARRRVELFDAEVQAGTTTLDTLLRAQSSLAQAETEYYRSLVAYNIAIKNLHKWKGTLLKHNNIHLMEGEWNPIAYQQALRKAWARTHGIEAHKLQHKPAPFVADGYVGEVGVMPAPAQEGTYSSEQEGMTPEFQPVPEPGMSPEYAPPVTPPPQPEARIQLNGQGGTNPLAPTSVDRAVKVALESDQPQSDLYVTPIGGTLDQLPVPQEEIPSSQAELPIANPEDNLDLEFRSADSF from the coding sequence ATGAACCTACGCCGGAATTTACGCCTGATTCTCTGTGGATGCATGATGACCACTCAAATAATGGGTTGTCATGGTCTGGGAACCGATACCGATCTGCACTATCTGGGTGACAAGGAGCTTCAATACTATGAAGACGTCGCCACAAAGATAGAATATCCCGCAGTTTACGAAGAAACACCCGAGGAGATTACCTTCTCGGGCAAGCCGCGGACGCTGGTCGATCGCTCCCAGGATCAGATCTGGGACTTGCCTCTGATGGACGCCGTCCACCTCGGTCTCGCGAACAGTGAGGTGATTCGTGTGTCCGGCGCATTGGGAACGAACGGCAACTCATTGCTGAATAATCCGGACGGAACACCTTCGATTTTCGACCCGGCAATCCAGGAGACCAACGTGCTGCTGGGTGGTGCCCGTGGTGTGGAAGCAGCGTTATCCGCCTTCGATACCACATTTACCGCAAATATGTTGTGGGGTCGTTCCGAACAGGTTCAAAACAGTCCCTTCTTTGGTGGCGTCCCTGGCGGAACTCTGATTCAGGAAACCGGTCAGTTTCAGTCCGGGCTCTCCAAGAACTTCGCCAACGGTGGTCAGTTTGCCATCAATCATAACTGGAATTACACCGGCAGTAATGCCTCCAGCCAGTTGTTCCCCTCGAACTATGCCGGGAACCTCGGGCTGTCATATCGTCAACCTATGCTGGCGGGAGCCGGGGTCGAATACACCCGCATCGCCGGTCCGATCGGAACCAGCTTCTCCGGGATTACCGGGGTGAGCCAGGGGGTCGTGATTGCCCGGATCAACAATGACCAGGCACTCGCGGACTTTGAACGCAACGTGCGAAACCTGATCTCTGATATCGAAGAGAGCTACTGGCAGCTGTACCTGGCTTATCGTCTGTACGATACGCAGGTCGTCGCCCGTAACTCCGCCTTACGCAGCTGGCGTGAAGCACATGCCAAGCTGGAAGCCGGTGGTACACGTAACTTCAAGCCGGCTGATGAAGCCCAGGCCAAAGACCGTCTGTTTGAAACCCAGGCACTCGTCCAGGCAACCCGCAGTGAGATCTATACTGCAGAAAGCCGATTCCGTCGTCTGGTCGGTCTGCCCGTTAACGATGGTAAAATCATCCGACCTATCGATGATCCCATCGCCGCAGAGTTCTCGCCGGACTGGAGCATGTGTCTCACTGAAGCTCTCGTTCACCGCGTTGAGCTTCGCAAACAGAAATGGAATATCAAGAGTCTCGAACTGCAGGCTCTGGCAGCAACCAGCCTGACCAAACCCCGGTTCGACTTCGTTTCCAGTTACCAGGTGAACGGCTTCGGCGACCGTCTGCTGAGTCAGAAGAATACAGATGGTATCACAGGCCAGGGCCTGCACAGTGCCTATGGAACCATGATGGATAATGACCAGGACAGCTGGACCCTCGGCTGGGAATTCAGCATGCCCCTCGGTTTCCGTTCGGCACATGCTCAGGTCGAGAATCTCGAATTCCGTCTGTCGAAAGCCCGTGCGATTCTGCAGGCACAGGAAATGGATGTGAGCCAGGAGCTCGCAATCACCTTCCAGGACCTGACCAAAAACTATGCGACCGCTCAGTCCAACTTCAACCGCTGGCGTGCGGCCCGCAGACGTGTGGAACTGTTCGACGCGGAAGTCCAGGCGGGTACCACGACTCTGGATACCCTGCTGCGTGCTCAGTCCAGTCTGGCACAGGCAGAAACCGAATACTACCGTTCGCTGGTGGCTTACAACATCGCGATCAAGAACCTCCACAAGTGGAAGGGAACCTTACTCAAACACAACAACATTCACCTGATGGAAGGCGAATGGAATCCGATCGCCTATCAGCAGGCACTGCGGAAAGCCTGGGCTCGTACCCACGGTATCGAAGCTCACAAACTGCAGCATAAGCCGGCTCCCTTCGTGGCCGATGGCTATGTGGGCGAAGTGGGCGTGATGCCTGCACCGGCCCAGGAAGGAACCTACTCTTCCGAGCAGGAAGGTATGACACCTGAATTCCAGCCTGTTCCGGAACCGGGCATGTCACCTGAATATGCACCACCGGTCACACCACCTCCACAGCCCGAGGCACGCATCCAGCTCAACGGGCAGGGCGGCACCAACCCGCTCGCCCCGACCTCGGTCGATCGGGCGGTGAAAGTGGCACTGGAATCGGATCAACCCCAGAGCGACCTGTATGTGACACCGATTGGCGGAACTCTGGATCAGTTGCCTGTTCCACAGGAAGAAATCCCGAGTTCACAGGCAGAACTGCCGATTGCCAATCCGGAAGACAACCTCGATCTGGAATTTCGATCGGCCGACAGTTTTTAG
- a CDS encoding helix-turn-helix transcriptional regulator translates to MVAGRIHRLLKLIALLQSGRVFNSAQLASECEVSRRTVFRDLRTLQESGIYVLFDEEKQGYSLPWRTIVPFKDLTFEEALALFVLCQDLDQTTVGLPFDQFARSASAKVLNSLPDALRENVIDAAQTISVWGTPVNPSELSASHHKNLFQAAISRKNIRIQYTVPGEKKPQSTMLSPYHILYANRQWYTVGRSSVDRGIKAFPVLIIVKSEILDETFSRPSRFKLDRYLGNSWDPIRGNGKRVSVKIRFQSTLAQKVSQIMWDPSQEIRKLKGGMIEFRARVDTLEELVGWVLSFGDQAEVVSPRALCDLIQQQASAIVQIYSK, encoded by the coding sequence ATGGTGGCAGGACGAATCCATCGTCTCCTGAAGCTGATTGCGCTGTTACAATCGGGACGAGTTTTTAATTCCGCACAACTTGCGAGCGAATGTGAAGTCAGTCGAAGGACTGTATTCCGCGATCTGAGAACGCTGCAGGAATCGGGTATCTATGTACTCTTCGACGAGGAGAAACAGGGGTATTCTCTTCCCTGGAGAACCATCGTTCCCTTCAAGGACCTGACCTTTGAAGAAGCACTAGCCCTCTTTGTGTTGTGCCAGGATCTCGACCAGACCACAGTCGGCCTCCCCTTTGACCAGTTTGCCCGCTCCGCTTCCGCCAAGGTTCTGAACAGTCTGCCCGACGCACTTCGCGAAAACGTCATCGATGCAGCTCAGACCATTTCCGTCTGGGGCACCCCGGTGAATCCGAGTGAGCTCAGTGCCAGTCACCACAAGAACCTGTTTCAGGCTGCCATCTCGCGGAAGAATATCCGCATTCAATACACTGTGCCCGGGGAGAAGAAACCACAGTCCACGATGCTCAGCCCCTATCATATTCTGTACGCCAACCGTCAATGGTACACGGTGGGACGCTCTTCCGTAGACCGCGGGATCAAAGCGTTTCCCGTTCTAATCATTGTTAAATCCGAAATCCTGGATGAAACCTTCAGTCGCCCCTCCCGCTTCAAACTGGATCGCTACCTGGGCAATTCGTGGGACCCGATTAGAGGGAATGGAAAACGCGTGTCGGTGAAGATCCGCTTTCAGAGCACTCTGGCCCAGAAAGTGTCCCAGATCATGTGGGACCCTTCCCAGGAGATCAGGAAGCTGAAGGGGGGTATGATTGAATTCCGGGCCCGGGTCGACACGCTGGAGGAACTCGTCGGCTGGGTCCTGAGCTTTGGCGATCAGGCGGAAGTGGTCTCGCCACGAGCGTTATGCGATCTGATTCAGCAGCAGGCCTCCGCGATCGTACAAATTTACAGTAAATAA
- the hisI gene encoding phosphoribosyl-AMP cyclohydrolase, whose amino-acid sequence MSDGIQFAGRTSVEQVEEGNELAPKFDQDGLIPVVTTDYTSGELLMHAYMNEEALKKTIELGEAVYWSRSRQVLWHKGATSGLVQKVKELLIDDDQDTVWLRVDVMGGGASCHVGYRSCFYRRVPVGEEGKEKGLALEFTETEKVFDPKEVYGDAPNPTKL is encoded by the coding sequence ATGTCAGATGGAATTCAATTCGCTGGAAGGACTTCAGTCGAGCAGGTAGAAGAAGGAAACGAACTGGCCCCCAAGTTTGACCAGGACGGTTTGATTCCGGTTGTCACCACCGACTACACCTCAGGTGAATTGCTGATGCATGCCTACATGAATGAGGAAGCACTCAAGAAGACCATTGAACTGGGTGAAGCCGTCTACTGGAGCCGCAGCCGACAGGTGCTCTGGCACAAAGGTGCTACCAGCGGGCTGGTCCAGAAAGTCAAAGAGCTGCTGATCGACGACGACCAGGATACGGTCTGGCTGCGTGTCGATGTCATGGGAGGCGGGGCCAGCTGTCACGTTGGTTATCGCTCCTGTTTCTATCGCCGTGTGCCCGTTGGTGAAGAAGGCAAAGAGAAAGGCCTGGCGCTCGAATTTACGGAAACCGAAAAGGTTTTCGATCCGAAAGAGGTTTATGGAGACGCTCCCAATCCAACCAAACTGTAA
- a CDS encoding 6-pyruvoyl trahydropterin synthase family protein, with the protein MGMTIMRRVKFNAGHRLFRHEGKCQFFHGHNYIADFYVTGPETDAVGRIIDFAQLKALLKGWIDENWDHGFLLNIEDENGLNAIRMVEPTKYFVLPYNPTAENMARYLLDEVCPNLLNDLGVQAVKVVIWETEESCAEATLDQKDKTDAGLLDAFETDSFPTGFHW; encoded by the coding sequence ATGGGTATGACAATTATGCGACGGGTCAAGTTTAACGCCGGACACCGTCTGTTTCGCCACGAAGGAAAATGCCAGTTCTTTCACGGCCATAATTACATCGCTGATTTTTACGTCACCGGCCCGGAAACGGACGCCGTGGGTCGGATTATCGACTTTGCGCAACTCAAGGCGCTGCTGAAAGGCTGGATCGACGAAAACTGGGATCACGGCTTCCTGCTCAACATCGAAGACGAAAATGGCCTGAACGCAATTCGCATGGTCGAACCGACCAAGTACTTCGTACTGCCTTACAATCCGACCGCGGAAAACATGGCCCGCTACCTGCTGGACGAAGTCTGCCCGAATCTGCTCAACGACCTGGGAGTACAGGCCGTCAAAGTCGTGATCTGGGAAACCGAAGAGTCCTGTGCCGAAGCGACTCTGGACCAGAAAGACAAAACGGACGCCGGCCTGCTCGATGCTTTTGAAACCGATTCATTCCCGACCGGGTTTCACTGGTAA
- the rpsR gene encoding 30S ribosomal protein S18 yields the protein MSVGLSRKEIVKRRKKRARLKKKLKCRFCPDGNIPRPVYVDYKDLRTLRSLLDREGRILPRRRTGTSALYQRAVRKAVLRARFIGLLPYVAED from the coding sequence ATGTCAGTCGGTTTATCCCGTAAAGAGATTGTCAAACGTCGGAAAAAACGAGCTCGTCTGAAAAAGAAGCTCAAATGCCGGTTCTGCCCGGATGGTAACATTCCACGTCCCGTCTATGTCGATTACAAGGATCTGAGAACCCTGCGTTCTCTCCTGGATCGCGAAGGACGTATCCTGCCCCGTCGTCGGACAGGGACTTCTGCCCTCTACCAGCGTGCAGTGCGGAAAGCCGTTCTGCGGGCCCGCTTCATCGGTCTGCTGCCTTACGTTGCAGAAGACTAA
- the rpsN gene encoding 30S ribosomal protein S14: MASKSKIEKQKRIYALVEKHAEKRAELIAKGDYEGLAKLPRNSSRTRMRRLCQLTGRPRGNYRKFQISRIALRDMALDGLIPGMKKSSW, from the coding sequence ATGGCATCCAAATCGAAGATTGAAAAACAGAAGAGAATTTACGCTCTGGTAGAAAAGCATGCTGAAAAGCGGGCTGAGCTGATTGCTAAAGGGGACTACGAAGGCCTTGCCAAACTGCCTCGTAACTCCAGCCGCACCCGTATGCGTCGTCTCTGTCAGCTGACAGGTCGTCCTCGTGGTAACTACCGTAAGTTCCAGATTTCGCGTATCGCTCTGCGGGATATGGCTTTAGATGGCCTGATCCCCGGCATGAAAAAATCCAGCTGGTAA
- a CDS encoding SDR family NAD(P)-dependent oxidoreductase: MIDEYSDRWALITGASSGIGLEFAHRLAARGMHLVLTARRQEQLEELAADLLTRHGTKTEVVVLDLSEPEAPRKLYDEINARGVQIELLINNAGFSVVSDIASTDRERVMQMVQLNMGALTDLTYLYLPEMMERGHGGIINIASVAAFQPVAYMSAYAASKSYVLHFTEGLWAEARDKGVTVTALCPGTTQTEFFDVAGVEGWLKKHRYQTVDQVVKTGLKALEKKRQYMVSGWGNYLLSLLVRIATRRTVVVESMKYFRPQPQKEKK; encoded by the coding sequence GTGATAGACGAATATTCTGATCGATGGGCTCTGATTACGGGTGCTTCATCCGGAATCGGCCTTGAATTTGCGCACCGGCTGGCCGCACGGGGAATGCATCTGGTACTGACGGCACGTCGTCAGGAGCAGCTGGAAGAGCTGGCTGCCGACCTGCTGACCCGGCATGGAACCAAAACAGAAGTCGTCGTGCTGGACCTTTCTGAACCGGAGGCACCCCGAAAACTCTACGATGAGATCAACGCACGTGGTGTGCAGATCGAACTGCTGATCAACAATGCCGGTTTCAGCGTGGTTTCGGATATTGCCTCGACCGACCGGGAACGGGTGATGCAGATGGTGCAGCTGAATATGGGCGCATTGACCGATCTGACTTACCTCTATCTGCCCGAAATGATGGAACGGGGACACGGCGGAATCATCAATATCGCCTCGGTCGCCGCGTTTCAGCCGGTGGCCTACATGTCCGCCTATGCTGCCAGCAAAAGTTACGTACTGCACTTCACCGAGGGACTCTGGGCGGAAGCCCGCGACAAAGGGGTGACAGTGACTGCACTCTGCCCCGGAACGACGCAGACCGAGTTCTTCGATGTGGCTGGCGTGGAAGGCTGGCTGAAGAAGCATCGCTATCAGACCGTCGATCAGGTGGTCAAGACCGGCCTCAAAGCCCTGGAAAAGAAACGCCAGTATATGGTTTCCGGCTGGGGCAATTACCTGCTCTCTCTGCTGGTCCGCATCGCGACCCGCCGCACGGTGGTGGTCGAATCGATGAAATATTTCCGCCCGCAGCCTCAGAAAGAGAAAAAATAG
- a CDS encoding NAD(P)H-hydrate epimerase: MSPIERLSREEVRSVDQRTIEEFGLPGIALMENAGRGVFELLVSLKAQGPIKICAGKGNNGGDGFVIARHLDNAGIPVELYLLTDPEQLTGDAATNYQVASRMGLSIQADPDLQDPERFRAFLDSAEWIVDALLGTGVQGEVREPFATAIRMMNAAPANILAIDLPSGLDCDTGQPLGECIIASQTATMVAEKLGFAEPKSQQFTGTVHVLGIGAPRQIITELLQKQ, encoded by the coding sequence ATGTCACCGATCGAACGACTCAGCCGGGAAGAAGTTCGCAGCGTCGACCAGCGTACGATTGAAGAATTCGGGCTCCCCGGAATTGCCCTGATGGAGAATGCCGGCCGCGGCGTGTTCGAGTTACTCGTCTCGCTCAAAGCCCAGGGTCCCATCAAAATCTGTGCGGGTAAGGGGAATAACGGCGGGGATGGCTTCGTCATCGCCCGTCACCTGGACAACGCCGGCATCCCCGTTGAACTCTATCTGCTCACCGATCCCGAACAGCTCACCGGCGATGCCGCCACGAATTACCAGGTCGCTTCGCGGATGGGTCTCTCGATTCAAGCCGACCCCGATCTGCAGGATCCGGAACGATTTCGTGCGTTCCTCGATTCAGCCGAGTGGATCGTCGACGCCTTATTGGGGACCGGCGTGCAGGGAGAGGTGCGCGAACCTTTCGCCACCGCCATCCGGATGATGAATGCAGCACCCGCCAACATCCTGGCCATCGATCTTCCTTCGGGCCTCGACTGTGACACGGGACAGCCTTTGGGAGAATGCATCATCGCATCGCAAACGGCGACCATGGTGGCGGAAAAGCTGGGTTTCGCGGAACCGAAGTCGCAGCAATTTACGGGCACCGTACATGTGCTGGGGATCGGTGCACCGCGACAGATCATCACGGAACTCCTGCAAAAACAGTAG
- a CDS encoding Crp/Fnr family transcriptional regulator, with protein MDKNFWFLKNCDLFERLSEDQIAQVERNASVKQFARGNMVYLPTETSDSVYLLLNGRIKLYHITGEGKQALLALIEPGELFGELAILGGGEREEYAEAMLKSTILRIPGVVIQDLMHQHPEVSLGVTKLMGLRRQRVEQRLKSLLFRSNRDRLTHLLLELAEKYGRFTPEGVLINIKLSHQELASIIGSTRETVTVLLGELQDERSIDIQKRHIILRKARYLAHSIDFKLTPAFQSKPDQSGEFVLRGAEA; from the coding sequence ATGGACAAAAACTTCTGGTTTCTCAAGAACTGTGACCTCTTCGAACGACTGAGCGAAGATCAAATCGCCCAGGTCGAACGGAATGCGTCCGTCAAGCAGTTCGCGCGTGGAAACATGGTTTATCTCCCGACCGAAACCAGCGACTCGGTCTACCTGCTGCTCAACGGCAGAATCAAGCTCTACCACATCACGGGAGAAGGCAAACAGGCTCTGCTGGCACTGATCGAGCCGGGTGAGCTGTTTGGGGAACTGGCGATCCTCGGCGGCGGCGAACGTGAAGAATATGCCGAAGCCATGCTGAAATCGACCATTCTTCGCATCCCCGGAGTCGTGATTCAGGATCTGATGCACCAGCATCCTGAAGTCTCTCTGGGTGTGACCAAGCTGATGGGACTCCGACGACAACGGGTGGAACAGCGGCTCAAATCCCTGCTGTTTCGTTCCAACCGCGACCGGCTGACGCACCTGCTGCTGGAACTGGCGGAAAAATATGGCCGGTTTACCCCCGAAGGCGTTCTGATCAATATCAAACTCTCGCACCAGGAACTGGCGAGTATTATCGGCAGCACACGTGAAACCGTGACTGTCCTGCTGGGCGAACTGCAGGACGAACGCAGTATCGATATCCAGAAACGACACATCATCCTCAGAAAGGCCCGCTATCTGGCTCATTCGATTGATTTCAAACTCACCCCCGCCTTTCAGTCCAAACCGGATCAGTCGGGAGAATTTGTCTTAAGAGGAGCGGAAGCCTGA